In the genome of Gloeotrichia echinulata CP02, one region contains:
- a CDS encoding type II toxin-antitoxin system HicA family toxin: MKSISGKKLCKIVEQKGWLLKKITGSHHIYEKPNENKIISIPVHRNQDLKLGTLKSIMKIAELLEDDM; this comes from the coding sequence ATGAAATCAATCTCCGGGAAAAAGCTATGTAAAATTGTTGAACAAAAAGGCTGGCTTCTCAAAAAAATTACAGGAAGTCACCATATTTATGAAAAGCCTAATGAGAATAAAATTATCTCTATTCCCGTACATCGAAATCAAGATTTAAAACTGGGAACTTTAAAATCAATAATGAAAATAGCCGAACTATTGGAAGATGATATGTAG
- a CDS encoding type II toxin-antitoxin system HicB family antitoxin has translation MKIKAIIYPAEEGGYWAEVPGLPGCITEGDTMEELVNNLHDAIQGWLEVANEIQKPDPLSQVIEIAV, from the coding sequence ATGAAAATCAAAGCCATTATTTATCCTGCAGAAGAAGGGGGTTATTGGGCTGAAGTACCTGGTCTTCCCGGTTGTATAACAGAAGGAGATACAATGGAAGAATTGGTCAATAACCTCCATGATGCGATACAAGGCTGGTTAGAAGTAGCGAATGAAATTCAAAAACCAGATCCTCTTTCACAAGTTATTGAAATTGCGGTATGA
- a CDS encoding type II toxin-antitoxin system VapC family toxin, with amino-acid sequence MVVDPAAILAIIYAEPEELIFIQLINESKDCLLSAPGYVEASIVLGTKYGQQGVENLNLLIEALSLIIMPFSVEQAQLASEAFLKFGKGRHPAKLNMGDCFSYALAKYTNQPLLFKGNDFIYTDIDQVNY; translated from the coding sequence ATGGTTGTTGATCCTGCCGCTATCCTGGCAATTATTTATGCTGAACCTGAAGAATTGATATTTATTCAGCTGATTAACGAAAGCAAAGATTGCCTACTTTCTGCTCCGGGCTACGTTGAAGCATCCATAGTTTTAGGTACTAAATATGGTCAGCAGGGAGTCGAGAATTTGAATTTATTGATTGAAGCACTCTCTCTAATCATCATGCCTTTCAGTGTAGAGCAAGCACAATTAGCTAGCGAAGCATTCTTGAAATTTGGTAAGGGTCGCCATCCAGCAAAGCTGAATATGGGAGATTGCTTTTCCTATGCTTTAGCAAAATATACAAATCAACCTTTGTTATTTAAAGGTAATGACTTTATTTACACCGATATTGATCAAGTAAATTATTAA
- a CDS encoding tetratricopeptide repeat protein, whose protein sequence is MYTNFATFLVQFSEPSGVEMNAHLVLNEKPSRQDQKLKSLSKHVQEHPQGWKKRWELAELLINIGHWEQAIDEYHQVIERQPQLIDVRLQLGKILQVMRRNAEAIEVFQGALPLSRNLGTRHHIYGLIAVCRGDSDKAITAFDLAAASEPDKIVHWLALGQVQMDKENPVGALRAFDQVLSINPNDIVALIHSYDALMAMGNVQEARERLQKLMVLAPDDLRVLQRQLDERCNLRLVSGEDGKQTKKIITSVLQQTSHGVLADNLLAYYHIYRGDSAKGVALLQQYTLKYPTQPSSWYYYGRCLFQTGEYETADEAMFKAYRLYAKDCEIYRALCEILPMTPPSQERGAKLALIVEEMLEQFPDRWSIWASAGLVLVECFNDFERGCSVSEQGTKLQPQLADAWVRHGRVLALAGKHQQAVEAFTQGWELLPVGGYLQLVPAALWLGESYQVLGDAEASQGWWEAACEGSEKLKAFHPVLADYWLGRALAELGDRLGAIQAYESALSLQLLYPARGEVEKNMQRLKDKRRKGYGG, encoded by the coding sequence ATGTATACAAACTTTGCCACATTCTTGGTACAGTTCTCCGAGCCTTCAGGGGTGGAGATGAATGCTCATCTAGTCTTAAACGAAAAGCCAAGTAGACAAGACCAAAAGTTGAAAAGCTTAAGTAAGCACGTCCAGGAGCATCCCCAAGGATGGAAGAAAAGGTGGGAATTAGCTGAACTTCTGATCAATATAGGTCACTGGGAACAGGCTATTGACGAGTATCATCAAGTGATTGAGCGACAACCTCAATTGATTGACGTGCGACTACAACTAGGGAAAATTTTACAGGTAATGAGACGCAACGCAGAGGCGATAGAGGTTTTTCAAGGTGCATTGCCATTGTCCCGCAATCTTGGAACTCGACATCATATATATGGATTGATTGCAGTTTGTAGAGGTGACAGTGACAAAGCAATTACAGCTTTTGATTTAGCTGCTGCTTCAGAACCAGACAAAATAGTTCACTGGCTGGCTTTGGGACAAGTGCAGATGGACAAAGAGAATCCTGTTGGCGCTTTACGAGCCTTTGATCAGGTTTTGTCAATCAATCCAAATGATATTGTGGCATTGATTCATAGCTATGATGCACTGATGGCGATGGGGAATGTTCAGGAAGCCAGAGAACGCTTGCAGAAATTGATGGTCTTAGCTCCTGATGATTTGCGGGTACTTCAACGACAGTTAGATGAGCGTTGCAATCTGAGATTGGTATCCGGTGAGGATGGCAAGCAGACTAAAAAGATAATTACCTCTGTTCTGCAACAGACTTCTCATGGGGTGCTAGCCGATAATTTACTGGCATATTATCACATTTATCGAGGCGATTCGGCGAAGGGGGTAGCCCTGTTGCAACAGTATACTTTAAAATATCCAACTCAACCAAGTAGCTGGTATTATTACGGACGCTGCTTATTCCAGACAGGTGAATACGAGACAGCCGATGAGGCAATGTTCAAGGCTTATCGTTTGTACGCCAAGGATTGTGAAATCTATCGAGCCTTGTGTGAAATTTTACCCATGACTCCACCCTCCCAGGAGAGGGGAGCAAAACTAGCTTTGATAGTGGAAGAAATGCTAGAGCAGTTTCCTGACAGATGGAGTATTTGGGCGTCTGCGGGGTTAGTCTTGGTGGAATGCTTCAACGACTTTGAACGAGGGTGTAGTGTTTCTGAGCAAGGGACAAAACTACAGCCCCAGTTAGCTGATGCTTGGGTTCGTCATGGCCGGGTGTTGGCTTTGGCTGGTAAACACCAACAAGCGGTGGAGGCTTTCACCCAAGGATGGGAGTTGTTACCAGTGGGGGGTTATCTGCAATTAGTACCTGCTGCGTTGTGGCTAGGCGAGAGTTACCAGGTTCTGGGGGATGCTGAGGCTAGTCAGGGATGGTGGGAAGCAGCTTGTGAGGGAAGTGAGAAATTGAAGGCGTTTCACCCGGTTTTGGCTGATTACTGGTTAGGGCGAGCCTTGGCGGAGTTGGGCGATAGGTTGGGAGCGATACAGGCTTATGAAAGTGCTTTGAGTCTGCAGTTGTTGTATCCGGCTCGTGGGGAAGTTGAAAAAAATATGCAGCGGCTGAAAGATAAGAGGCGTAAGGGTTATGGGGGTTGA
- a CDS encoding sigma-70 family RNA polymerase sigma factor, whose amino-acid sequence MSLILSSELKNRGKSGCNSQVSKGRTVLAEPIGLKHFSQGDTCGEGSHRSEFWQLWQQYRDYHYSCCLKWMNGNSYDAEESLSQAMLKAWSKWPDHREQITYPKAWLTQVIHNHCMDIHRQRQREAQKMENIDDINADHLAVNASGESPESDISRCEMRAYLNKAIESLPPRLRDPFILRYFQDKSCQDISKQLTLSEENVWKRVQQARTILRNRLNKYLTGEDDTSLDSLLPDLKSVIPTVKESQPDKTVIFDGEASITTTNNTEEISYKFTVLCIQTLPHSWYSSPSLQGWR is encoded by the coding sequence ATGAGCCTTATTCTCTCATCAGAGCTAAAAAATAGAGGTAAATCTGGCTGTAATTCCCAGGTGAGCAAGGGTAGAACAGTATTAGCAGAGCCTATTGGATTAAAGCATTTTTCCCAAGGCGATACCTGCGGCGAGGGTAGCCATCGCAGTGAATTTTGGCAGTTATGGCAGCAATATCGAGATTATCATTACAGTTGCTGCCTAAAGTGGATGAATGGTAATTCTTATGATGCTGAAGAATCCCTCAGTCAAGCAATGTTGAAAGCCTGGAGTAAATGGCCAGACCATAGGGAGCAAATCACCTATCCCAAAGCTTGGTTGACCCAAGTAATCCATAACCACTGTATGGATATCCATCGCCAACGCCAGCGAGAGGCGCAAAAGATGGAAAATATTGACGATATTAATGCAGATCATCTAGCAGTCAACGCTAGTGGCGAATCTCCCGAATCAGACATTTCTCGGTGTGAGATGAGAGCATACCTGAATAAAGCGATTGAGTCCTTACCTCCCAGACTGCGTGACCCTTTTATTCTCCGCTACTTCCAAGACAAGTCATGTCAAGACATCAGCAAACAACTCACCCTCTCTGAGGAAAACGTTTGGAAACGGGTTCAACAGGCGCGAACCATTCTGCGAAACCGGTTGAACAAGTATCTGACGGGGGAAGATGACACTTCCTTAGATTCCCTCCTACCAGACTTGAAATCGGTGATTCCCACGGTAAAAGAGTCGCAACCCGACAAAACAGTGATATTTGACGGGGAAGCATCGATAACTACAACAAACAACACTGAAGAAATTAGTTACAAATTCACCGTGCTATGTATACAAACTTTGCCACATTCTTGGTACAGTTCTCCGAGCCTTCAGGGGTGGAGATGA
- a CDS encoding DUF29 domain-containing protein, with protein sequence MTNDEHSQYALFAPTYLKALYSQDFYQWIQTTIQNIRNRELNSLDWENLLEELEDLGNEQKHQLENRLLVLFEHLLKLTYWHQERNYNSRGWKGTIIEQRKQLKKLLKRNPSLKPYLLEVFTEAYQDARDITIVKTGIEAEIFPLEPIVTPEQALDENWLPEESK encoded by the coding sequence ATGACAAATGACGAACATAGCCAGTACGCTTTATTTGCGCCGACCTACTTAAAAGCTTTATATAGCCAAGATTTTTATCAATGGATACAAACTACTATTCAAAACATCCGTAATCGAGAGTTGAATTCCCTAGATTGGGAAAATTTATTAGAAGAGTTAGAAGACTTGGGTAACGAACAAAAACATCAATTAGAAAATCGCTTACTTGTCTTATTTGAGCATCTGCTCAAACTAACTTATTGGCATCAAGAAAGAAACTATAATAGTCGAGGATGGAAAGGTACAATTATAGAGCAGAGAAAACAACTCAAAAAACTGCTCAAAAGAAATCCTAGCCTCAAACCTTATTTACTAGAAGTCTTTACCGAAGCCTATCAAGACGCTAGAGATATTACAATTGTTAAAACTGGTATTGAAGCAGAAATCTTTCCTTTAGAGCCAATTGTGACTCCTGAACAAGCTTTAGATGAAAATTGGCTACCTGAAGAAAGTAAATAG